The Pseudomonas sp. Marseille-Q3773 DNA window AGCGACAGCACGAAGGGCGGCAGCCCGGCGCGCATCAGCAAGTAGCTGACGAGCAGCGACCCGGTGCGGTTGTTGCCTTCGATGAACAGCTGCGGCCTGCTGAGGATGCGCACGTAGACACCGGCGGCCCGCTTCCAGATCGAATCACTGCGGTAGGCGCTGTACCAGTTGTACAGGTCCTTGATACCGCCCTCGACGTTGTTGAAGAAGTGCGCCTCGGTCGCGGCAAGATGCGCGGCGAACTCCCGGCGCCGGGCGGGGCCGCTGCCGCACAGCACGGTGGCATTGATCTCCAGCATCAGGTTCAGCTGCTGCAGGTCGAAAAGGTCGATACCGCGTGCGACGTACTCGTCAATCAAGGCATAGCCTTCAACCACATTCAGCAGCACCTCGTCGGTGAACGGGTCGCGCGGCTCGGTGAAGTGTTCGCTGAGTTCGGCAAAACGGCCCTGCACCTCGCGCAGTGCGCGCTCTACCGCTGGCAGATCAAGACGACGCGTGGCTGGCATTGGAAATCTCGAGTAACCCTTCAACGGAAAATGACGCGGGCCAGGTTCAGCTGAACTTGCCGCTGATGTAGTCGGCGGTCAGTTGCTCGCGCGGGTTCTGGAAGATTTGCGTAGTCGGCCCCATTTCTACCAGGTAGCCGGTGCGGGTGCCCTGGGAGATGTCGACCGAGAAGAACGCGGTCTGGTCAGCCACACGAATCGCCTGCTGCATGTTGTGGGTAACCAGGGCGATGGTGTAGTCCTTCTTCAATTCGACCATCAGCTCTTCCACCCGGCGGGTGGCGATGGGGTCGAGCGCCGAACACGGCTCGTCCAGCAGCAGCACTTCCGGCTCGGTGGCGATGGCGCGGGCGATGCACAGGCGTTGCTGCTGGCCACCGGACAGCGACAGGCCGCTGACCTTGAGCTTGTCCTTGACTTCGTCCCACAGCGCGGCGCCCTGCAGCGCATGCTTGACGCGGTCGCCGATGTCACCCTTGTAGCGGTTCAGGCGCAGGCCGAAGGCGACGTTGTCGAAAATGCTCATCGAGAACGGGTTGGGCTGCTGGAACACCATGCCGATATAGCGGCGCACCACGACCGGATCGACGCCCTTGCCATAGACATCCTGGCCGAGGAAATGCACGTGGCCTTCGAAACGGAAGCCCTTGACCAGGTCGTTCATGCGGTTGAGGCTGCGCAGCACGGTACTCTTGCCACAGCCGGACGGGCCGATGAAACCGGTGATCTGGTTCTTGCGGATCGGTACGTGGCTGTCGCGCACGGCCATGAAGTTGCCGTAGAAAATCTTGTCCAGCTTGCAGTCCATGACGATGGGGGCTTCGCTGACCACGGGAGCGGCTTTTTGCGCAGTGGATACGTTCAAGGTCGAATGCTCCCTTTCTCAGTACTTGGGTTTGCCGAATACTCGGCTCAGAATGTTGATTACCAGCACGATCATCACCAGTACCAGCGAGGCCGCCCAGGCGAGCTCGAGCTGGTTGTCGAATGGCATGCCGGAGAAGTTGTAGATCAGCACGGCCAGCGAGGCCGTCGGGTTCATCACGGCCAGGTCGCCGTCATGCAGGATCCAGTAGTTGCTGAACAACGCGGTGAACAACAGTGGCGCCGTTTCGCCGGCGGCACGCGCCACGGCCAGCATGACGCCAGTGAGGATCGCCGGCAGGCCGGTGGGCAGGACGATTTTCCAGATCACCTGGGCCCGGGTGCAGCCCATGCCATAGGCGGCATCCTTCATGATCTTGGGCACCATCTTCATTGACTCTTCCGCGGTCAGCACGACGATGGGCAGCATCAATACCGCCAGGGCCACGCCGCCTGCCGGCGCCGAGTAGGTGCCGGTAGTCATCACCACCAGGGCGTAGGCGAATACCCCGGCCAGGATCGATGGCAGGCCGGTGAGCATCCGGGCAGCGAAGCGCGCAGCGTTGGCCAGCTTGCTGTCCGGGCCGAGTTCGGCCAGGAACACCGCGGCCAGAATGCCGACCGGCACGGCGATGGCCGCAGCAATACCGACCATGACGAAGGTGCCGACCATGGCGTTGCCAAAGCCTCCGCCCATCTCGAAACCGGTGGGCGGCAGCTCGGTGAACACTTCCAGGTTGAGGCGTGCACCACCGCGGGTGATCAGCATGTACAGCACCGAAACCAGCGGCACGCTGGCCACCAGCGCCGCGCACCAGGCCAGCGTGGTCAGCACCAGGCTGCGCAGGGAACGGCCTTCCAGCTTGCGCTGCAGGCTGGGCAGCGCCTTGGTCGGGGTGGTCAGGTCGGTCATCATTTGTTACCCCGCTGGGCGTAGAGCATGATCATCGAGCCGAGTACGTTCACCAGCAGGGTGATGAACATCAGTACCAGCGCGGCGTACATCAGTACTTCGACCTCGTTCGGGCCGGCCTCCGGGAAGTTCAGGGCCAGCAGCGCGGCCAGGGTGTTGGCCGGGGCGAACAAGGACACGGAAATGTTGTTGGCATTGCCGACCAGCATGGCCAGCGCCATGGTTTCGCCCAGCGCCCGGCCCAGGCCGAGCACCAGCGAACCGAAGATGCCGGTGGCCGCGGACGGCACCATCACCTTGAGGATCGCCTCCCAGTGGGTGGCGCCCAGGCCGTAGGCCGCCTGCTTGGTTTTCATTGGCACGCTGGTCAGCGCATCCTGCGAAACGGCGGCGATGGTCGGCAGAATCATGATGGCCAGCACCAGCGCGGCAGGCAGCAGCCCGGGCCCGCTCAGCGAGGTGCCAAAAAACGGAATCCAGCCCAGCTCGCTGTTCAGCCAGGTGGTCAGTGGGCGGATGGCCGGGATCACCACGTAGATGCCCCACAGGCCGTAGACGACGCTGGGGATGGCGGCGAGCAATTCGACAATGGTGCGGAAGATTGCCGCCAGCTTGGCCGGCAGGAAGTCCTGGGTGAGGAAAATGGCCATGCTGACGCCGAAGAAACCGGCGATCAACAGGGCGATCAAGGCGCTGTACAGGGTGCCCCAGATGGCCGGCAGAATACCGTACTTGCCTTGGTTGACGTCCCAGACGCTGCCGAACAACACGTCAAAACCGTGTTTCTCGATGCCGGGCAAGGCCTTGCGGCCCACTTCGTAGACCAGCGCGAAGACCAGCGCCAGCACCAGCACCACACCGATGCGTGCCAGCGCACGGAAGGTGCGATCAACCAGGAAGTCTTTCGCGGATGGCGGCTGGCACGCGGAGTGGGGGTTTTCCGGGATGGCGAAAGGTGTGTTCATGGGCAGGTTCCGGGACTGGGGGCAAACACCCCCGGCATGGCAGGACCACACCGGGAGCGCCTGGTGGTGTTACTGGATATTGGCGGACGCTTTGCGCACCTGGTCGACCACCGATTGCGGCAGCGGGATGTAGCCCATCGAGTCGGCGATCTTCTGCCCTTCGGTCAGGCTGTACTCGACCATGTCACGCATGGCTTTGGCCTTGGCCGGGTTGCCGTTGTCCTTGCGGAAGATCATCCAGGTGTAGGAGGTGATCGGGTAGGACTTGGCACCTTCCGGGTCAGGCAGCCAGGCCACCAGGTTTTCCGGCATGTTCACCGCAGCCAGCGCCTCGGCACCGCTTTCGGCGTTCGGCACCACGTACTGGCCGGCCTTGTTCTGCAACTGGGCGAAGTCGACCTTGGCCAGCTTGGCGAAGCCGTATTCGATGTAGCCGATGGCACCCGGGGTCTGGCGTACGGTGGCGGTTACCCCATCGTTCTTCGGCGACTTGATGAACTTGTCGCTGGCCGGCCAGTTGACGGTGTTGCCTTCACCCAGCGTTTGCTTGAAATCGGCGTTGATCGCCGACAGGTGCTTGGTGAAGACCGCCGTGGTACCGCTGGAGTCGGCGCGCACGACGACGGTGATCGGGGTGGCTGGCAGTTTCAGCTCAGGGTTGGCCGCGACGATCTGCGGGTCGTTCCACTGGGTGATCTTGCCGAGGAAGATGTTCGAGTAAACGTCCCGCGGCAGCTTCAGCCCTTTCGGGTTGCCTGGCAGGTTGTAGGCCAGGACGATTTCACCGGCGGTCATCGGCAGCAACTGCACGCCTTCGCCGACCTTGGCGATTTCTTCAGGCTTCATGGCCGAGTCGCTGGCGGCAAAATCGACAGTCTTGTTCAGAAAGTCCTGAACACCGGCCCCGCTCCCCTTGGACTGGTAATCCACGGTGACGCCGTCAGTTTCCTTGCTGAAGGCCTTGAACCAGGTCAAGTAGATAGGTGCCGGGAAGCTGGCGCCGGAACCGGTCAGGCGTACGTTCTCTGCAGCGAACGCGGCCGAAGTGGCGCAGACAGAAACGGCAACGGCAAGTGCAGCAGACTTCATCAGGCGTATCATCGAAAAGCGCTCCGTGTGATGGCCGGCACACTTTGCAGCAGCAATGTTACAGCTTTGTGACTGATGAAAGGCATGCCGCGGGATAGAGCCGCCCGCTCCCGCCATCACGGCGCAGCCTGACTTCACAAGGACATGACGCACTCGCAGGTGCCAGCCGCAACGTTAACCTGCCGATATGTCGATTGCATGACCACCTCGGTGGCGCGGTGCCCGTCCGTCGCCAACGCGGCACCCCATGCGCGGGTTGCGGGCCGAACAGTGGGTGACCCATTGTAAAAGGAGATTCACCATGCAACCGATAACGGCTCGATCAATGCTGCTCGCCCTCTGCCTGGGCATCAGCACTCCCCTCGCGCTGGCCGCCACTGATGTGATCGACCAGCCCGCCCCGGGCAGCCAGCCTCACGATAATGGCCATATGAACAGCCAAGGTGGAGCAAGCGGCTCCGGCACCCCGGCCGATGGCATGGGTACAGGCACGGGCGGCACGGATGACAATGGCACCGACAGCACGGGTGGCGATGGCACCACAGGTGGTTCGGGTAGCGGTAGCGGCACGGGGACCGGCGCTGGTAGCGGAACGGGCAGCGGCACCGGTGGCAGCAGTGGCGGTTCGAGCGGTGCGGGCGGTGGCGGCGCAGGCTCCGGCAGTTGAGGCTGGCAGCTGAGGGCCTGGCGTGACGGTAGCTCCCGGCAACGCCACGGTGCGGGTGCGCCTGCACAGCACCGACATCCCGGCCCGCCTCGACCGGCTGCCCTGGACGCGTTTTCATACGCTACTGGTACTGGCGCTGGGCATCACCTGGCTGCTCGACGGCCTGGAGGTGACATTGGCTGGCTCGGTGTCGGGCGCCCTCAAGAACAGCCCGGCGCTGGCCATGAGCAACATCGACATCGGCCTGGCGGGAGCTGCCTATATCGCCGGCGCGGTGCTCGGCGCGTTGTTCTTCGGTTGGCTGACCGACCGCCTGGGGCGGCGCAAGCTGTTTTTCATCACGCTGCTCCTGTACATCGGAGCGACCGCTGCCACGGCGTTTTCCTGGAACCTGTGGAGCTTCCTGCTGTTCCGCTTCTGCGCCGGCGCCGGCATCGGCGGCGAGTACACCGCGATCAACTCGACCATCCAGGAATTCACCCCGGCGCGCTATCGCGGCTGGGTCGACCTGACCATCAATGGCACTTTCTGGATCGGCGCAGCGCTAGGCGCGGTGGCTGCGGTGGTGCTGCTCGACCCGGCCGTGGCCGGTGGCGAACTGGGCTGGCGCCTGTGCTTTGGCATTGGCGCGGTACTGGGCCTGCTGATCATGCTGATGCGCCTGTGGATACCCGAGAGCCCGCGCTGGCTGATGGTTCACGACCAGCCGGAGGAAGCCGAGCGCATCGTTGCCGAAATCGAACGCCACTACCGCCAACGCGGCATTGCCCTACCGCCAGTGCAGGCCCCTCCCTTGCGCCTGCGCGCGCGTGACCATACGCCGCTGCGCGAGGTCTTCCACAGCCTGTTCGTCGAGCATCGTCGGCGGGCGCTGGTGGGCCTGACCCTGCTCACCGCCCAGGCCTTCTTCTACAACGCGATCTTCTTCACCTACGCGCTGGTACTGACCGACTTCTATGGCGTGCCGTCGGCACAGGTGGGCTGGTATGTGCTGCCGTTCGCCCTGGGCAACTTCTGCGGGCCGTTGCTGCTGGGCTGGCTGTTCGACTCGGTAGGCAGGCGCATCATGATCAGCGCGACCTACCTGGTGTCGGGTGTCCTGCTGGCACTCAGCGGCTACCTGTTCCAGCAGCAACTGCTCGACGTGGCCCAGCAGACCCTCGCCTGGATGGTGATCTTCTTCTTTGCCTCGGCTGCGGCCAGCTCGGCCTACCTGACGGTGGCAGAGACCTTCCCGCTCGAAATCCGCGCGCTGGCGATCGCCGTGTTCTACGCCTTCGGCACCGGGCTTGGCGGCCTCATCGGCCCCACCCTGTTCGGCGCGCTGATCGACTCGGGTGAACGCCTGAACGTGCTGTATGGCTACCTGCTCGGCGCGGCGCTGATGATCATCGCCGCGCTCACCCAGGCCGTGTGGGGCGTGGCTGCCGAGCGCCGCTCACTGGAGCACGTGGCCAGGCCACTGTCGCAAGTCAGCGACACCTGAACCAAGCCGGGCAGTGGACCGCTCGTCCATTGCCCGGCACTCTGCCGCTGCAGCGGTTTCAACCGTGGCAGGCAAACTCAGCAGGAGTGAAGACCATGCCACGCGGTGACAAGGACAAATACACAGACAAGCAGAAGCGCAAGGCCGAACATATAGAAGAAAGCTACGAACACAAAGGCGTGTCGAAGGATGAGGCCGAAGCGCGCGCCTGGGCTACGGTCAACAAGCAGTCCGGCGGCGGCGAGAAGAAAGGCGGCTCCGGTAGCAGAACCTCTTCTGCAGAGAAGAAAACCGCGCGCGAGGATTCGGCCAAACGCGCCGCCAAATCACGCCAGGGCCATTCACGCACTTCGGGCGCCTCGCTGGAGACGCAGAGCAAGGAAAGCCTGCTGAAGGAAGCGCGCAGCAAGGACATCAAGGGGCGCTCCAGCATGACCAAGGCCGAGTTGGTGGAGGCGCTGCGCAAGCACGCTTGATACACGCTCAACACGGATCAGCCCATGGCACCCAGGCCGTTGCCAGCCATGGGCGCGTCATCGGCACCCGGGCAACGGTTGCGGCATTCGCATTCGAACTCGGCTTGCGCGCGCGTCGGCAGGTTCAGGCTCAAGCGAATCTTGTCTTGCGTATCGTAGAGGTCGTAACCCTCCCCCAGGGCGACGGGAAAGCCAAGCCGGCGAGGATAGGTTTCTTTCTTGAGAGGCACAGCGGGCACCACAACGAAACGCGTCTGCATGATCATCCCCCTTCGGCACCACCTTAGTATTAGTATGGCTATGTGAAAGCATCAAGTTGATTCATGCAATAAATCTCGGGGCGCAGTGCCTGCGCCTGCACCTGGTGTTCCTGAAGGGCGGCGCTGCTTGCTGCAGAGGATCGCCTTATTTCCTGTTGCCGGGCCTGTAACGCGGCGCCACGCCAGGCATCGCATCGATTCCATCGATGATTACTATCGAACGACGTGCCTGTCGGCCAGGCAAAATCGCCCCTTACAATCGCTTTCAGCCTTTCCCCGCTCGTGCGCCTGTTTCAGGCGACTTCTTTGTCCCGGAATCCAATACCATGCCAAATTCCAGCCCGGCCCCTCGCGGCCTGCCCGAACATGCCCAGCAAAGCGTCAAACAGCAGTGGCTGGCGATCCTCTCGGTGGCTGTCGGCGCCTTCGCGCTGGTGACCAGCGAGTTTCTGCCGGTGGGCGTACTCAATGACGTCGCCAGCGACCTCGGCATCAGTGCCGGCCATGCCGGCTTGATGGTGACCCTGCCCGGCATCATGGCCGCCCTCGCCGCCCCGCTGCTGTCGGTGTGCATCGGCGCCCTGGACCGTCGTTACCTATTGATCGGCCTGACGCTGATCATGATCATTGCCAACGCCGTGGTGGCCTACGCCAGCGACTTCAGCCTGCTGCTGTTCGGGCGCGTGCTGCTGGGCATCAGCATCGGTGGCTTCTGGGCCACCGCCATCGCCCTCAGCGGCCGTCTGGCGCCCAAGGGCATCGGCGTTGCGCAGGCCACCTCGATCATCATGGTCGGGGTGACCCTGGCCACCGTGCTGGGCGTGCCGGTAGGCACCTGGCTGAGTGGCCTGATGGGCTGGCGCACGACCTTCCTGATCACCGCGCTGCTGGGTGTCCCCGTGCTGCTGGCGCAGGTGCTGTTGCTGCCCCGGCTCAACCCGGACAAGGCGATTCGCATCAGCGACCTGCCGGCGCTGTTCATCAACCCACTGGCGCGGGTCGGCCTGATCGCCGTGTTGCTGATCGGCCTGGCGCACTTTGCCGCGTACACTTATGTCGCCCCGTTCTTCAAGCAAAGCTCCGGCTTCGATGGGCCGACCATTGGCTCGTTGCTGCTGCTTTATGGTGTGGCCGGGGTCATCGGCAACCTTTTTGCCGGTTTCGCCGCCAACCGCAGCGTGCGTCACACCCTGTTGCTGGTCGCGTTGATGATCGGCATCAGCACCGCCCTGTTCCCGCACTTCGCCACCGGCCTTACCGGCGCCGCGATGCTGATCGGATTGTGGGGCTTCGCCTTCGGCGCGTTCCCGGCCTGCGCCAGTATCTGGATGTTCGTCGTCGCGCCGAAGGACGTCGAACGCGGCATGCCGCTGTTCGTTGCCATGTTCCAGGTCATCATTGCGCTGGGTTCGTTCTTCGGCGGGCGCATCGTCGACCAGCTGGGCAGCGCGATGCTGTTGAGCCTGGCCACGGCGCTGGTGGGGTGTGGCTTCGCCACGGTGCTGATACTGGGGCGTAATGTCAGCAACAGCCTGGCGGCCCAGCCTGGCTGACCGGAGCCGCGAGCGCCTGCCAGACAGTTTCCGCGGCACGTACCAGGTGCTGACACTGTTCAGCTGACCGCCTGCAGGTACCTGCAGGCGAGACGGCGGCGGCTGTAAGCGTTGTATTTACCATCGCCAGGATCTGGCACACCTTGGCCTACCTGAAGGGTGTCCAACCCTGGAGGACCGTTTTCTACGCGGTCGGCATCCTCTGTCTGCTGGGGCTTTGCGCGGCGGTCATGATGAGCGTGAAACGTTCGTGCCAGGGGAAAGGTTTGTCGCCAGGTCAGCCAAGGCGACGGTCATCCAAAGGTGCAGAGCAAAGCACCAATACGGGTCAAAATCCGCAGCCCGGCGCAGGACGCGCCGTTTTGATGCATGGCTGCCGCCGGCGCTGCTTGCCGGCGTGCCACCAAGGCGCGTCGCGCACTGCCAGCCAGCACACAAAAAACCACTTCATTTCAAAGCGTTGCCGATCGTTCGCAACCTTTCCCGCACGCCGCCGGGCTTTCGGCACCTTCATTGCAATGGACTCCATTGCCTTCTCAACGCAACAACGCTTGATCGAATCAGAGGCTGACGACAGACACAGGACCCGCCTACCCCAGCAAGGCCGCACCCAGAACATGTAGATGAACCGCAATGAAGCTGCCGGCAACGGTGGCAAGGAGTGGGTATGTCCCGGGCATTTTTCAATGAAATGTATGACACGAACGGAAGTTGCCGCCCGCACTACCAGGAGTTCGCCCGCTGGTTGGCCAACACCCCGCAGGAATTGCTGGAGCAACGTCGACGCGAAGCCGACCTGCTGTTCCACCGCGCCGGTATCACCTTCACCTTGTACGGTGACGAACAGGACACCGAGCGCCTGATCCCCTTCGACATCATCCCGCGCAGCATTCGCGCCAGCGAATGGCGCATGGTCGAGCGCGGCTGTATCCAGCGCGTGCAGGCCCTGAACCTGTTCCTGGAGGATATCTACCACGACCAGCGCATCCTCAAGGCCGGCATCATCCCGCCCGAGCAAGTGCTGGCCAACGAGGGGTACCAGATCGCCATGCAGGGCCTCGGGCTGCACCGTGGCCTGTATGCGCATATCGCCGGCGTCGACCTGGTCCGCGATGGCGATGGCAGCTACTTCGTGCTGGAAGACAACCTGCGCACCCCCAGCGGGGTCAGCTACATGCTCGAAGACCGCAAGATGATGATGCGGCTGTTCCCCGAGCTGTTCGCCGCCCAGCGTATCGCCCCGATCGACCACTACCCCAACCTGCTGCTGGACACGCTCAAGAGCGCCAGCCCGCTGGACAACCCCACCGCCGTGCTGCTGACCCCCGGGCGCTTCAACAGCGCCTATTTCGAACATGCCTTCCTGGCGCGGGAGATGGGTATCGAGCTGGTCGAGGGCGCCGACCTGTTCATCCGCGACGAGCATGTCTACATGCGCACCACCGCCGGCCCGCAGCAGGTCGACGTGATCTACCGCCGCCTGGACGACGATTACCTCGACCCGCTGTCGTTCAACCCTGACTCGATGCTGGGCGTGCCGGGGCTGATCTCGGTGTACCGCGCCGGCAACGTGGTGCTGGCCAACGCCGTAGGCACCGGGGTCGCCGACGACAAGTCGATCTACCCCTATGTCGACGACATGATCCGCTTCTACCTGAGCGAAGAGCCGATCCTGAACAATGTACCCACCTGGCAATGCCGCAGGCCGGCCGACCTGTCGCATGTCCTGGCCCACCTGCCCGAACTGGTGGTCAAGGAAACCCAGGGCTCCGGTGGCTACGGCATGCTGGTCGGGCCGGCATCGACCAGCGCCCAGATCGAAGACTTCCGTGCCCGCATCAAGGCCCGCCCGCACGCTTATATCGCCCAGCCCACCCTGTGCCTGTCCACCTGCCCGACCTTCGTCGACAGCGGCATCGCCCCGCGCCACATCGACCTGCGCCCGTTCGTGCTGTCCGGCAGTGAAACCCGCCTGGTGCCAGGCGGCCTGACCCGCGTGGCCTTGCAGGAAGGCTCGCTGGTGGTCAACTCGTCGCAGGGCGGCGGGACCAAGGACACCTGGGTGGTGGAGGACTGAACCATGCTTTCGAGAACCGCTTCCGACCTGTACTGGATGTCCCGCTACCTGGAGCGCGCGGAAAACCTGGCGCGCATGCTCGAGGTCAGTTATTCGCTGTCACTGATGCCCCAGGCCGGGCGCAGTGACGGCCATGCCGAGCTGGCCATGTCGCTGCTGGCATCGGGGACGCTGGACGACTACCGCCGCCGCCACGGCGAACTCGACAGCGAGCGCATGCTGCACTTCTTCGCCCTCGACGCGACCAACCCCAGCAGCATCTATTGCTGCCTGCAGGCGGCCAGGACCAATGCCCACGCGGTGCGTGGCCGCATCACTGCCGACATGTGGGAGAACATCAACGCAACCTGGATCGAGATGCGCAACATTGCCGGCAACGGCCTTGGCCGTTATGGCATCAGCCAGTTCTGCGACTGGGTAAAGGAACGCTCGCACCTGTTCCGTGGGGCAACCTCAGGCACCATCATGCGCAACGATGCCTACAGCTTCATCCGCCTGGGGACGTTCCTGGAGCGGGCGGACAACACCCTGCGCCTGCTCGATGCCCGCTACGAAATGTTTGGCGAGGCCTCCGAAGAGGTCAGTGACGACTCGGCCCGTGGCTATTACCAGTGGAGTGCCCTGTTGCGCGCACTGACCTCCTACGAAGCCTTCAACGAGCTGTACCGGGCCGCGCCCAGTGCACGGCCGGTGTCCGAACTGCTGTTGCTGCGGGTGGACGTGCCCCGCTCGCTGCACGCCTGCATCGAGGAACTGGACCGGATCCTCGCCAGCCTGCCGGGCAGCAACCGCCGCGCCGCCCAGCGCATGGCCGCCGAACTCAATGCGCGCCTGCGCTACACCGCTGTCGACGAGATTCTCGAAGCCGGCCTGCACCCGTGGCTGAGCGACTTCATCGGGCGCATCAACCAATTGGGCCAGGCGGTCCACCACTCCTATCTGGAGGTCGTATGAAACTGTCCATTCGCCACGACACCACCTACAGCTATGCCAGCGATGTGTGCAACAGCATTCAGTTCCTGCGCCTGACGCCGCGCAGCAGCGAGCGTCAGCGCATCGACCAATGGCAGCTGGAACTGCCCTGCGAGGTCAAAGGCCAGATCGATCCATATGGCAACATCCTGCACGTGCTGACCCTGGACAAACCCCACGGCCACCTGGCCCTGACCGCCAGCGGCCAGGTGGAGATCGACCCGGAACGCGAGCAGGAGGCCGGCGAGCAGTCGCCGCTGCCATTCCTGCGCGGCAGCCACCTGACCCAGGCCGATGACACGCTCAAGGCCTTTGCCAGCCGCCACTGCGGTGAGCACCGCGACCGCGCGGCACTGATCGGGCTGATGCACGGGCTGGCCGAGCACATGCCCTACAGCCCGGGCGCAACGTCGGTGGGCACCACCGCCATCGAAGCATTCAGCGGCGCTGCCGGGGTCTGCCAGGACCACACCCACGCCTTCCTCGCCTGCGCGCGCAGCCTGGGGATACCGGCGCGCTACGTCTCCGGTTACCTGTGCACCGAAGACGAGCAGCACCTGGCCAGCCATGCCTGGGCCGAAGCCTGGGTCGACGGCGCCTGGTACAGCTTCGACATCACCAACCGCCTGACCCGGCCGGAGCGCCACCTGAAGCTGGCCGTGGGCCTGGATTACCTCGATGCCTGCCCGGTCAGGGGCGTGCGCCGTGGCGGTGGCGCCGAATCGCTGCAGGCCAGCGTCCATGTGCACCGCCAGTGACAGGCGCTGCCCCATTTCCGGAAAAACAAGGGAAACAGCATGACCTACTGTGTCGCCATGCACCTGGCGGACGGGCTCGTCTTCATCAGCGACTCACGCACCAATGCAGGCATTGACCAGATCGCCAGCTTTGCCAAGCTGTTCGTGTTCGGTGTGCCGGGCGAACGCCTGATCGTCCTGCAGACCGCCGGCAACCTGGCAACCTCGCAGTCGGTGGTGAACCTGCTGCGCCAGCGCACCCGCGGCCCCGGCCCCCACCTGCTGAACGTGGCCACGCTGTACGATGCAACGGTGCTGGTAGCCGACACCCTGCGCGAAGTGGTCAGCCGCGATCGCAGCAAGTTGTCGGCCGGCATCGACCTGAGCAGTTCGTTCATCGTCGGTGGCCAGATTGCCGGCGACCCGATGGCCATCTACAACGTCTACGCGCAGGGCAATTTCTTCCAGGCCACGGCGGACACGCCGTTCCTGCAACTGGGCGAAAGCAAGTATGGCCGACCGATTCTGGACCGCAACCTGGGCTACCATACGCCGCTCGATGAAGCCTTGCGCTGCGGCCTGATCTCGTTCGACTCGACCATTCGCAGCAACCTGTCGGTGGGCATGCCGCTGGACCTGCTGGTGTATCACAAGGA harbors:
- a CDS encoding circularly permuted type 2 ATP-grasp protein, whose amino-acid sequence is MSRAFFNEMYDTNGSCRPHYQEFARWLANTPQELLEQRRREADLLFHRAGITFTLYGDEQDTERLIPFDIIPRSIRASEWRMVERGCIQRVQALNLFLEDIYHDQRILKAGIIPPEQVLANEGYQIAMQGLGLHRGLYAHIAGVDLVRDGDGSYFVLEDNLRTPSGVSYMLEDRKMMMRLFPELFAAQRIAPIDHYPNLLLDTLKSASPLDNPTAVLLTPGRFNSAYFEHAFLAREMGIELVEGADLFIRDEHVYMRTTAGPQQVDVIYRRLDDDYLDPLSFNPDSMLGVPGLISVYRAGNVVLANAVGTGVADDKSIYPYVDDMIRFYLSEEPILNNVPTWQCRRPADLSHVLAHLPELVVKETQGSGGYGMLVGPASTSAQIEDFRARIKARPHAYIAQPTLCLSTCPTFVDSGIAPRHIDLRPFVLSGSETRLVPGGLTRVALQEGSLVVNSSQGGGTKDTWVVED
- a CDS encoding alpha-E domain-containing protein, whose protein sequence is MLSRTASDLYWMSRYLERAENLARMLEVSYSLSLMPQAGRSDGHAELAMSLLASGTLDDYRRRHGELDSERMLHFFALDATNPSSIYCCLQAARTNAHAVRGRITADMWENINATWIEMRNIAGNGLGRYGISQFCDWVKERSHLFRGATSGTIMRNDAYSFIRLGTFLERADNTLRLLDARYEMFGEASEEVSDDSARGYYQWSALLRALTSYEAFNELYRAAPSARPVSELLLLRVDVPRSLHACIEELDRILASLPGSNRRAAQRMAAELNARLRYTAVDEILEAGLHPWLSDFIGRINQLGQAVHHSYLEVV
- a CDS encoding transglutaminase family protein — translated: MKLSIRHDTTYSYASDVCNSIQFLRLTPRSSERQRIDQWQLELPCEVKGQIDPYGNILHVLTLDKPHGHLALTASGQVEIDPEREQEAGEQSPLPFLRGSHLTQADDTLKAFASRHCGEHRDRAALIGLMHGLAEHMPYSPGATSVGTTAIEAFSGAAGVCQDHTHAFLACARSLGIPARYVSGYLCTEDEQHLASHAWAEAWVDGAWYSFDITNRLTRPERHLKLAVGLDYLDACPVRGVRRGGGAESLQASVHVHRQ
- a CDS encoding proteasome-type protease, which codes for MTYCVAMHLADGLVFISDSRTNAGIDQIASFAKLFVFGVPGERLIVLQTAGNLATSQSVVNLLRQRTRGPGPHLLNVATLYDATVLVADTLREVVSRDRSKLSAGIDLSSSFIVGGQIAGDPMAIYNVYAQGNFFQATADTPFLQLGESKYGRPILDRNLGYHTPLDEALRCGLISFDSTIRSNLSVGMPLDLLVYHKDSLEAPERQRITSDDAYYQQIRRQWSDGLKRLLAELPAPPYG